From the Drechmeria coniospora strain ARSEF 6962 chromosome 02, whole genome shotgun sequence genome, the window AGGTGCCTGCTAgacgtacacgtacttgccaCGGAAGGTCGGCGTGGCAATGATTCGACAACATACCAAGCTTCCGGCTCGACGCTTATCGTAGCAGCCATCCACGGCATCATCTCGGCTACTGCACCGCCAGCACGCAGGTGCCTGCTGggcgtacacgtacttgccaCGGAAGGTCGGCGTGGCAATGATTCGACAACATACCAAGCTCCCGGCTCGACGCTCATCGTGGCAGCCATCCACGGCATCATCTCGGCTGCTGCACCGCCGGCACGCAGGTGCCTGCTAgacgtacacgtacttgctacGGCAGCATGCCGGCACGCAGGTGCCTGCTAggcgtacacgtacttactacGACAGCACCCGGCACGCAGGTGCCTGCTGGGTGTACACGTACCACGGCAGCACGGCCCTCAAAGTGCGGTGACgaatacttgtaggtgctCATGGTGGCTATCCACGATGAATGCAAGTGTGTATGTACAGGATGGTGGCACGCGACGCGGCGTGCCTCGACGTGGAGTGTACATGCTAGGGGTATCCAATATTGACCTCGCCAGCTCTCGCCGACAAACAGTCGTCGCCATGTCCGGCGACATcacccgtcgccggccgccggccggtAGCGTTGAAGATTCGACTCGGGAGGGGGAAAACGGGGATCGCGCGATGCGTCGTGCGCGCCCGAGCCTTCGCCCCGAGGCTATCGCGACGCCGACTCGCCCGCCGCTGGTCCGCACTCGACCACCTTGCCGCGCTCCAGCCGCAGGCGCCAGGTGGcatcctcgaccgcctccAGCCGGTGCGCGATGGTGATGACGGTGCTCTCGGCGAGCTCTTCGCGCAGGATCCGCTGCAtgagcgccgccgtccgccggtcgatggatgccgtcgcctcgtcgaggatgacgagccCGCTCCGTCGCAGCACAGcccggccgatgccgacgagctggcgcTCCCCCTGGCTCAGGTTCTTGCCGCCCGCATCGATGGCTGAGTCGAGCCGCCAGAtggggccgaggacgcggccgacgacgcggaggCACGCGTCGTCCGAGAACTTGCCCTCGGGGTCGAGGTTGTCGCGCAGCGTGCCCGGGAACAGCGTCGGGTCCTGCTGGATGAAGGTGACGCGGCTCCGCAGCGCCGTGCGGCTGACCGTCGCGAGgtcggtgccgccgatgcgCACGCGGCCCTGGTGCGCCGTCTGCGTCGCGAGCAGCGCGTTGGCCACCGTCGACTTGCCCGACCCCGtccggccgaggacggcgcacGTCGACCTGCCGGGGATCTCAAACgtcacctcgtcgagcacgtcgggTAGGCCGTCGGCGTAGCGGAACGACACGCCTTCGAATATGATGTCGTCGCACGGCCGCGGCCAGTCGTCGGGCggatcctcgtcgcccgtcggcTCCATCGGGATGCGGTCGAGCGCCTTGACGCGCTCGAGGGAcacggcgtcgagctgcagCTGCGCAAACTTCTCGCACAGCTGCTGGACCGACACCATGGCGATGACCGTCTGCGTCAGGACGAAGCCGATGGCGCTCGCCGGCGTGCCGCGCCAGATCATGAAGAGGATCATGGCCgcccgcgtcgacgccgacgacatgcTGAGGCGAAAGTCGAGCCAGAAGGCCATGGACCAGAAGAAGTGGTCCTGCTTCTggaagtcgtcgacggcctcgaggtggCGGTCCTGGAAGTGCCCCTCGACCCGGAGCGCGCGGATCGTCACGAGGCCGTCCTGCATGACGCCGATGTTGGCGATGATGGGCGTGAGGTAGCGCATCTCCATGCGACGGAGGGAGCGCGACACGGGCACGTAGTAGCGGAAGAAGTGCACGTACAGCagcgcgacggcgccgacgagcagcagcagctgggGCTGGTGCGTCGTTATGGCCACCATGCTCAGCGTCAGCGCTATGAGGCTGTAGACGAACGACTCGAGCGGcgcgaggatgccgccgtcgaccatgcCCATGTCCGAGATGAGCCGGTTCTTGAGCTGGCCCGTGGGGGTCACGTCGTAGTAGCGAAACGTCGCGCCGCTGACGCGCTCGATGGCCTTCTCGAAGAGCCCCTGGGCCGCGTCGACGCTGATCTTGGCCAGGAGCAGCTGGGCCACGGCGTAGGCGGCGACCTGGCCGAGGGAGAGCgctccgaggacgagcagccaGACCTGGGGATGCACGGCGGGGTTGGGGAGCCCCCAGTAGCCCCCCAGGGCCGTCGCCGGGTAGGCCGTGTCGCCGCCCCAGGCCTCGAGGAGCCGGGCCCTCGCAATGTCCAAGCATCGAGAGACGCCGTAGAACAGGGCGAGCAGGATCCACATGTGCCAGCCGCCGGCTCTCATGTAGCCGAAGTAGACGGACAGGGGAACGCTGCCGGTCTCGGGCGCCTCCTCGGGCGCCTCCTTGACGCCGGGCACGTGTTCCTCCTCGGGGAGCTGCTCGTGCGCCGATTCCGTCGCGTCCTCGCTGTCGCCGGGCCCCGCGACGGGGGCGTGCATCGGGtgcgcgagctcgagctcgacctgcTCCTTGGACAGGACCGAGGCTCGAccgtcggccatgtcgacgacctgGTCGGCGATGCGAAGGACCAAGTCGTCGCGGTGCGTGACCATGACGATGACCCGACCCTCGGCCAAGGGCCCCCGGAGGAAGCGGCGAACGAtggtcgtcgccgtgtcGTGGTCGAGCGGCGCGAGggggtcgtcgaggagcagtaTCCGGCACGAGCTGTacgcggcgcgggcgagggagACGCGGGCCTTTTGCCCACCCGacaagccgacgccgccctcctcgagcttcgtcTGATCGCCGTAggggaagccggcgaggtccGTGGCGAGGGCGCAAGCGTGCACGACCTCTTGGTACCGCGAGGAGTCAAAGGGCTGGTGGAAGAGGATGTTTTCCCGGATCGTCTTGTTCTGCAGCCAGGGGAGCTGCTGGGCGTAGCCGACGGGGGCGTCGGGCCGCAGCAGCTCGCCCCCCTGGAGCTCCATCTCGttgagggcggcgagcaggaggCTCGACTTCCccgcgccgacctcgccgcggacgacggtgaggccctcgccgaggctcAGCGTCACGTCGCGGAGGACGACgtggcccgtcgacggccaggagAAGGAGGCATTCCGGAACTCGACGCGCATCTCGTCGCGGGCGTCGGGACGAGACACATCCCGGTCGGGCTCGGCCATGTACCTGTTGACGCGCTCGATGGGGATGGTGGCCTTCCAGtaggccgaggcgaggctgaAGGCCTCCCTGACGCTGgcctcgagctggccgaACAGCTGCAGCGACGGCCAGATGACGTCGTTGGGCAGGCCGCGtcggaggacgagggtgtAGAGGCAGATGCTCGCGAGGGGGTagagggcgccgccgaggacgttgGTCGTggagatgacggcggcgacgcgggccATCTGCAGGCGCTTGCGCATCTCGAGGGCGCGGAAGCGCATGATGCGGCGGCTCCAGGAGGCGGTCCAGCCGTTGAGCTTGAGCGGCCGGCTCGCCTCGACAAAGTGCGAGACGGCCTGGGCGCGCTTGTCGGAGTGGGCCGTCCTCACGCGCTCCATCTTGATGGTctcgcggacgaggagcgagTTGGTGGTGAGGAAGACGGCCATGagggcgaagccgacggtCGAGGGCCAGCCCatgatgtcgacgaggaagtaGAGGGTGAAGAGGACCTTGACGGGCTGGGCGACGAGCTTCGGAAAGTCCCAGAAGCGCTGCGAGATTTCGTACGTGTCCCCGCGCACGAGGTTGACGACCTTGGCGTTGGAGGCGGGCTGGTGCGGAGGCTGCACGGGCGGCCtgctccggcggcggccgcagcACCTcgcgaggaggccggcggcggcgcggcggcgcgacTCGGGGGGGTTCCCCGGGAGCACGTCGTCCTCCGCCGGCCCCCGCTCGGTCACGTCGGAGCCCGGGACGGCACGGGTCAGCAACTTGCCGAAGAGGCCGATGAAAGTTTCGCCGCGCGACCGTTCGTAGGCCTTGCGCGAGTaccacgacgacgtcgtcttgGACAGCTGGCGGAGGAGGTCGATGGAGAGCATGACGAGGCACCAGAAGTAGGCCTCGTCGGTCAGGCCGCGATCCAGGGCCGCGTAGAGCATGCTCGTGAGGCGGATGTTGGTGACCTCGGCCAccctctcgacgacggcgagggccgtCGAGATGACGAGATCGAGGCcgttggcctcgacgagacgagggaTGAGCCTGCCCCGGAGCTCGCCAAAGGCCGTGTAGAGGCGCGTGTGCTGAAACTCGAGGGGCAGCTGCcagacgtcctcgacggccagctcggcgcggcgggcggcatcggcgagggGGAAGACCCAGGACATGGACCAGAAGCGAAAGAGGCTGAGGTTGTCCTCGGGGCTGCGGACGTGGTGCGAGGGCGGCAGGTGGGGGTTGCCGATGTCCTCGGCGTCCCACGACGGATCGCGCAGCGGCATATTCCCgatggccacgacggcggcgaggcagagGCCGAGGCCCGCGAGCTCaaaggcgtcgagggcgccgacggcgtggtcgaggaagcggacGGCGTAGGCggcgaagccggcgccgagcatcAGAAAGTACTGGAGCAGGAGGATGCGAGGCGTGCTGGTCGGGCGACCCGAGGCGGTGATGAGGGCGACGGAGAGCCAAGGGACGAGCTTGACGAAGGCTCCGGGCCGTCGGGGGCGCAGGCAGGCggacacggcggcgacgacgaggccggcgagggcgacgagggcgaggacgagggtcCAGTGCGTCCACCACCTTCGCTTCAGGCCCCAAGGAGgagcctcctcggcggcaaaggGCCGCGCCCAGGGCGGGAgaaggcggacgaggcggccgtgagAGGCGTAGAGCAgcaggacggcgagcgagaggGCGGTGAGAGCCCAGCCGATGGACGATTCCGTCGGCGCCAGCAACGACGCGCGAGCGCCGGGCACGGAGCCGCCCAAGGCGTACATTGGCGCGTCGGGGTAGAGAAAGAGGTCGCTCGAGAGGCCCCCGGGCCGGCTGCCGGAAAGCTCCATGGCAGGCCGAGGGAGGGCTGCCTCGTCAGGACGTCGGCgtggggcggcggcgtggcggAGGGTAGCagacggtcgacgacggcgagagaggtcaggtcgacgacggcgagagatgcgaggtcgacgacggcgagagatGCCAGGTCGACGTGGGGAGACGCAGGCCTGCTCGTGCTTGCCCTCGCACGGGCACGACGGGCACGAGCGACTCGCTCGAGGCGATGCTCCAGCCTGCCAGGGCGAGCCCGACAGAAGGTGCCACGGGGCGGGCTCAGGTGCGGCTTGGAGGGAGAGTCgggggcgaggcggccgaggaaggcaTCGGCTGCGAGAGCAAAGGAACGACTCGGTTCAAGGGCCACACTCCATGCCGATTCGAAGGCGAGCCGATGCCACGGGTGGATGCTGACCGCttcgacgggctcgaggcgAGGCGTGCCGAGGAGAGGTCgagacgacggggacgggacgcaggccggccgtcttggatccgacggcgaggcgagagatGAAGGCTGCAGGCGGCAAGGAATGGCGAGAGGGGtgtcggtcgaggaggaggagaggagagaatGTGCATGGTGCAGGGGAAATGGCCAAAGTGTGCCGTTGGCCTTTGTGGGTAGAttcaagctcgacgacgtttACGGAGAGCGTCGCAGGAAGGAGGGGCACGTCCGATTCCGGCGGCAAGAGCGCAGCAAGGATCGATACTGCCGCGGCCGGTACATGTGGATGTGCTGCGCAgca encodes:
- a CDS encoding ABC bile acid transporter; translation: MHILSSPPPRPTPLSPFLAACSLHLSPRRRIQDGRPASRPRRLDLSSARLASSPSKRRCLPRPPRPRLSLQAAPEPAPWHLLSGSPWQAGASPRASRSCPSCPCEGKHEQACVSPRRPGISRRRRPRISRRRRPDLSRRRRPSATLRHAAAPRRRPDEAALPRPAMELSGSRPGGLSSDLFLYPDAPMYALGGSVPGARASLLAPTESSIGWALTALSLAVLLLYASHGRLVRLLPPWARPFAAEEAPPWGLKRRWWTHWTLVLALVALAGLVVAAVSACLRPRRPGAFVKLVPWLSVALITASGRPTSTPRILLLQYFLMLGAGFAAYAVRFLDHAVGALDAFELAGLGLCLAAVVAIGNMPLRDPSWDAEDIGNPHLPPSHHVRSPEDNLSLFRFWSMSWVFPLADAARRAELAVEDVWQLPLEFQHTRLYTAFGELRGRLIPRLVEANGLDLVISTALAVVERVAEVTNIRLTSMLYAALDRGLTDEAYFWCLVMLSIDLLRQLSKTTSSWYSRKAYERSRGETFIGLFGKLLTRAVPGSDVTERGPAEDDVLPGNPPESRRRAAAGLLARCCGRRRSRPPVQPPHQPASNAKVVNLVRGDTYEISQRFWDFPKLVAQPVKVLFTLYFLVDIMGWPSTVGFALMAVFLTTNSLLVRETIKMERVRTAHSDKRAQAVSHFVEASRPLKLNGWTASWSRRIMRFRALEMRKRLQMARVAAVISTTNVLGGALYPLASICLYTLVLRRGLPNDVIWPSLQLFGQLEASVREAFSLASAYWKATIPIERVNRYMAEPDRDVSRPDARDEMRVEFRNASFSWPSTGHVVLRDVTLSLGEGLTVVRGEVGAGKSSLLLAALNEMELQGGELLRPDAPVGYAQQLPWLQNKTIRENILFHQPFDSSRYQEVVHACALATDLAGFPYGDQTKLEEGGVGLSGGQKARVSLARAAYSSCRILLLDDPLAPLDHDTATTIVRRFLRGPLAEGRVIVMVTHRDDLVLRIADQVVDMADGRASVLSKEQVELELAHPMHAPVAGPGDSEDATESAHEQLPEEEHVPGVKEAPEEAPETGSVPLSVYFGYMRAGGWHMWILLALFYGVSRCLDIARARLLEAWGGDTAYPATALGGYWGLPNPAVHPQVWLLVLGALSLGQVAAYAVAQLLLAKISVDAAQGLFEKAIERVSGATFRYYDVTPTGQLKNRLISDMGMVDGGILAPLESFVYSLIALTLSMVAITTHQPQLLLLVGAVALLYVHFFRYYVPVSRSLRRMEMRYLTPIIANIGVMQDGLVTIRALRVEGHFQDRHLEAVDDFQKQDHFFWSMAFWLDFRLSMSSASTRAAMILFMIWRGTPASAIGFVLTQTVIAMVSVQQLCEKFAQLQLDAVSLERVKALDRIPMEPTGDEDPPDDWPRPCDDIIFEGVSFRYADGLPDVLDEVTFEIPGRSTCAVLGRTGSGKSTVANALLATQTAHQGRVRIGGTDLATVSRTALRSRVTFIQQDPTLFPGTLRDNLDPEGKFSDDACLRVVGRVLGPIWRLDSAIDAGGKNLSQGERQLVGIGRAVLRRSGLVILDEATASIDRRTAALMQRILREELAESTVITIAHRLEAVEDATWRLRLERGKVVECGPAAGESASR